A region from the Benincasa hispida cultivar B227 chromosome 12, ASM972705v1, whole genome shotgun sequence genome encodes:
- the LOC120092744 gene encoding immune-associated nucleotide-binding protein 9-like isoform X2, which yields MGESEKVDLNVNLMLVGRTGDGKSASGNTILGRKAFKSRPSSSNVTKVSELQTGVWEGGKTVNVIDTPGVFDLSIGVDYAAREMVKCIDMTKEGIHAIVIVFSVRNRFSREEQAIIRTLQTLFGTKIMDYTILLFTGGDDLEEEDSTLEYYLTHDSPVFLKDILASCKNRCVLFDNKTTDESKKIEQMGKFVGMVNEVRDLNGGQPYKHDLSSNMTLEGKLQEVTTKLKQQLEADEKEARIIAEKREEKILKDKSSNLEHQLGKAREERVEAEERAKQLKQQYTEEIRRLSHRLQSALE from the exons ATGGGTGAAAGTGAAAAAGTAGATTTGAATGTGAATTTGATGTTAGTTGGTCGAACTGGAGATGGAAAAAGTGCAAGTGGGAACACTATTCTTGGAAGAAAGGCATTCAAGTCAAGGCCAAGTTCATCAAACGTTACAAAAGTTTCTGAGTTGCAAACTGGTGTGTGGGAAGGTGGCAAAACGGTAAATGTCATCGACACACCCG GAGTGTTTGATTTATCAATTGGAGTAGATTATGCAGCAAGGGAAATGGTGAAATGCATCGATATGACAAAGGAAGGTATTCATGCCATTGTAATTGTTTTCTCCGTAAGGAATCGATTTTCTCGAGAAGAACAAGCGATCATTCGAACCTTACAAACTTTATTCGGAACCAAAATTATGGATTACACCATTCTCCTCTTTACTGGAGGTGATGACCTCGAAGAAGAAGACAGCACACTCGAATACTACTTGACACATGATTCTCCTGTTTTCCTAAAGGATATCCTAGCATCTTGCAAAAATCGTTGTGTGCTTTTCGATAACAAGACTACGGATGAATCAAAGAAAATCGAACAAATGGGGAAGTTCGTGGGGATGGTGAATGAGGTAAGGGACCTAAATGGAGGACAACCTTACAAACatgacttgtcttctaatatGACACTTGAAGGGAAGTTACAAGAGGTAACGACCAAACTTAAACAACAATTGGAAGCAGATGAAAAGGAAGCAAGAATTATAGCTGaaaagagagaggaaaagaTTCTAAAGGATAAAAGTAGCAACCTTGAACATCAATTGGGAAAGGCAAGAGAAGAAAGGGTAGAAGCAGAAGAGAGAGCAAAACAACTCAAACAACAATATACTGAG GAAATTAGGAGGCTCAGTCACCGACTACAAAGTGCACTTGAATGA
- the LOC120092744 gene encoding immune-associated nucleotide-binding protein 9-like isoform X1, translating into MGESEKVDLNVNLMLVGRTGDGKSASGNTILGRKAFKSRPSSSNVTKVSELQTGVWEGGKTVNVIDTPGVFDLSIGVDYAAREMVKCIDMTKEGIHAIVIVFSVRNRFSREEQAIIRTLQTLFGTKIMDYTILLFTGGDDLEEEDSTLEYYLTHDSPVFLKDILASCKNRCVLFDNKTTDESKKIEQMGKFVGMVNEVRDLNGGQPYKHDLSSNMTLEGKLQEVTTKLKQQLEADEKEARIIAEKREEKILKDKSSNLEHQLGKAREERVEAEERAKQLKQQYTEEIRRLSHRLQSALE; encoded by the exons ATGGGTGAAAGTGAAAAAGTAGATTTGAATGTGAATTTGATGTTAGTTGGTCGAACTGGAGATGGAAAAAGTGCAAGTGGGAACACTATTCTTGGAAGAAAGGCATTCAAGTCAAGGCCAAGTTCATCAAACGTTACAAAAGTTTCTGAGTTGCAAACTGGTGTGTGGGAAGGTGGCAAAACGGTAAATGTCATCGACACACCCG GAGTGTTTGATTTATCAATTGGAGTAGATTATGCAGCAAGGGAAATGGTGAAATGCATCGATATGACAAAGGAAGGTATTCATGCCATTGTAATTGTTTTCTCCGTAAGGAATCGATTTTCTCGAGAAGAACAAGCGATCATTCGAACCTTACAAACTTTATTCGGAACCAAAATTATGGATTACACCATTCTCCTCTTTACTGGAGGTGATGACCTCGAAGAAGAAGACAGCACACTCGAATACTACTTGACACATGATTCTCCTGTTTTCCTAAAGGATATCCTAGCATCTTGCAAAAATCGTTGTGTGCTTTTCGATAACAAGACTACGGATGAATCAAAGAAAATCGAACAAATGGGGAAGTTCGTGGGGATGGTGAATGAGGTAAGGGACCTAAATGGAGGACAACCTTACAAACatgacttgtcttctaatatGACACTTGAAGGGAAGTTACAAGAGGTAACGACCAAACTTAAACAACAATTGGAAGCAGATGAAAAGGAAGCAAGAATTATAGCTGaaaagagagaggaaaagaTTCTAAAGGATAAAAGTAGCAACCTTGAACATCAATTGGGAAAGGCAAGAGAAGAAAGGGTAGAAGCAGAAGAGAGAGCAAAACAACTCAAACAACAATATACTGAGGAAATTAGGAGGCTCAGTCACCGACTACAAAGTGCACTTGAATGA